The following coding sequences are from one Vulpes vulpes isolate BD-2025 chromosome 12, VulVul3, whole genome shotgun sequence window:
- the DEF8 gene encoding differentially expressed in FDCP 8 homolog isoform X4 gives MEYDEKLARFRQAHLNPFNKEIGPRQHEQRASEETSEVASEEALPELPPGEPEFCCTERVMDLGLSEDHFSRPVGLFLASDIQQLRQAIEECKQVILELPEHSEKQKDAVVRLIHLRLKLQELKDPNEDEPNIRVLLEHRFYKEKSKSVKQTCDKCNTIIWGLIQTWYTCTGCYYRCHSKCLNLISKPCVRSKVSHQAEYELNICPETGLDSQDYRCAECRAPISLRGVPSEARQCDYTGQYYCSHCHWNDLAVIPARVVHNWDFEPRKVSRCSMRYLALMVSRPVLRLREINPLLFNYVEELVEIRKLRQDILLMKPYFITCKEAMEARLLLQDLLDAHTGRLGCSLTETHTLFAKHIKLDCERCQAKGFVCELCREGDVLFPFDSHTSVCTECSAVFHRDCYYDNSTTCPKCARLTLRKQSLFQEPGPDVDA, from the exons ATGGAATATGATGAGAAGCTGGCTCGGTTCCGGCAGGCCCACCTCAACCCTTTCAACAAGGAGATTGGGCCAAGGCAGCATGAGCAGAGGGCCAGTGAGGAGACCTCAGAAGTCGCTTCTGAAG AGGCCCTGCCTGAGCTGCCCCCAGGAGAGCCAGAATTCTGCTGCACTGAGCGAGTGATGGATCTTGGCTTATCTGAGGACCACTTCTCCCGCCCTGTG GGTCTGTTCCTGGCTTCTGACATCCAGCAGCTGCGGCAGGCTATCGAGGAATGCAAGCAGGTGATTCTGGAGCTGCCTGAACACTCAGAGAAGCAGAAGGATGCCGTAGTTAGGCTCATACACCTCCGGCTGAAGCTCCAGGAGCTGAAG GACCCCAATGAAGATGAGCCCAATATCCGAGTCCTCCTGGAACACCGTTTCTACAAGGAGAAGAGCAAGAGTGTCAAGCAAACCTGTGACAAGTGTAACACCATTATCTGGGGACTCATTCAGACCTGGTACACCTGCACAG GATGTTATTACCGATGTCACAGCAAGTGCTTGAACCTTATCTCCAAGCCCTGTGTGCGCTCCAAAGTCAGCCACCAAGCCGAATATGAGCTGAACATCTGCCCTGAGACAGGGCTGGACAGCCAAGATTACCGTTGCGCAGAGTGCCGGGCACCCATCTCTCTGC GGGGCGTGCCCAGTGAGGCCCGGCAGTGTGACTATACGGGCCAGTACTACTGCAGCCATTGCCACTGGAATGACCTGGCTGTCATCCCTGCGAGAGTCGTGCACAACTGGGACTTTGAGCCACGCAAG GTATCCCGCTGTAGCATGCGCTACCTGGCACTGATGGTGTCTCGGCCAGTTCTCAGGCTCCGGGAGATCAACCCTCTGCTGTTCAACTATGTGGAGGAGCTGGTAGAGATCCGG AAGCTGCGCCAGGACATCCTGCTTATGAAGCCATACTTCATTACTTGCAAGGAGGCCATGGAGGCACGTCTGCTCCTGCAG GACCTGCTGGACGCGCACACAGGCCGCCTCGGCTGCTCGCTCACGGAGACCCACACACTCTTTGCCAAGCACATCAAGCTGGATTGTGAG CGCTGTCAGGCCAAGGGCTTTGTGTGTGAGCTCTGCAGAGAGGGTGACGTACTGTTCCCGTTCGACAGCCACACATCTGTGTGCACCGAGTGCTCTGCCGTCTTCCACAG GGACTGCTACTATGACAACTCCACCACGTGTCCCAAATGTGCTCGGCTCACCTTGCGGAAGCAGTCACTCTTCCAGGAGCCTGGTCCAGATGTGGATGCCTAG
- the DEF8 gene encoding differentially expressed in FDCP 8 homolog isoform X8, with protein MEYDEKLARFRQAHLNPFNKEIGPRQHEQRASEETSEVASEEALPELPPGEPEFCCTERVMDLGLSEDHFSRPVQLRQAIEECKQVILELPEHSEKQKDAVVRLIHLRLKLQELKDPNEDEPNIRVLLEHRFYKEKSKSVKQTCDKCNTIIWGLIQTWYTCTGCYYRCHSKCLNLISKPCVRSKVSHQAEYELNICPETGLDSQDYRCAECRAPISLRGVPSEARQCDYTGQYYCSHCHWNDLAVIPARVVHNWDFEPRKVSRCSMRYLALMVSRPVLRLREINPLLFNYVEELVEIRKLRQDILLMKPYFITCKEAMEARLLLQLQDRQHFVENDEMYSIQDLLDAHTGRLGCSLTETHTLFAKHIKLDCERCQAKGFVCELCREGDVLFPFDSHTSVCTECSAVFHRLLFQLHQLLI; from the exons ATGGAATATGATGAGAAGCTGGCTCGGTTCCGGCAGGCCCACCTCAACCCTTTCAACAAGGAGATTGGGCCAAGGCAGCATGAGCAGAGGGCCAGTGAGGAGACCTCAGAAGTCGCTTCTGAAG AGGCCCTGCCTGAGCTGCCCCCAGGAGAGCCAGAATTCTGCTGCACTGAGCGAGTGATGGATCTTGGCTTATCTGAGGACCACTTCTCCCGCCCTGTG CAGCTGCGGCAGGCTATCGAGGAATGCAAGCAGGTGATTCTGGAGCTGCCTGAACACTCAGAGAAGCAGAAGGATGCCGTAGTTAGGCTCATACACCTCCGGCTGAAGCTCCAGGAGCTGAAG GACCCCAATGAAGATGAGCCCAATATCCGAGTCCTCCTGGAACACCGTTTCTACAAGGAGAAGAGCAAGAGTGTCAAGCAAACCTGTGACAAGTGTAACACCATTATCTGGGGACTCATTCAGACCTGGTACACCTGCACAG GATGTTATTACCGATGTCACAGCAAGTGCTTGAACCTTATCTCCAAGCCCTGTGTGCGCTCCAAAGTCAGCCACCAAGCCGAATATGAGCTGAACATCTGCCCTGAGACAGGGCTGGACAGCCAAGATTACCGTTGCGCAGAGTGCCGGGCACCCATCTCTCTGC GGGGCGTGCCCAGTGAGGCCCGGCAGTGTGACTATACGGGCCAGTACTACTGCAGCCATTGCCACTGGAATGACCTGGCTGTCATCCCTGCGAGAGTCGTGCACAACTGGGACTTTGAGCCACGCAAG GTATCCCGCTGTAGCATGCGCTACCTGGCACTGATGGTGTCTCGGCCAGTTCTCAGGCTCCGGGAGATCAACCCTCTGCTGTTCAACTATGTGGAGGAGCTGGTAGAGATCCGG AAGCTGCGCCAGGACATCCTGCTTATGAAGCCATACTTCATTACTTGCAAGGAGGCCATGGAGGCACGTCTGCTCCTGCAG CTCCAGGACCGGCAACATTTTGTGGAGAACGATGAGATGTACTCCATCCAGGACCTGCTGGACGCGCACACAGGCCGCCTCGGCTGCTCGCTCACGGAGACCCACACACTCTTTGCCAAGCACATCAAGCTGGATTGTGAG CGCTGTCAGGCCAAGGGCTTTGTGTGTGAGCTCTGCAGAGAGGGTGACGTACTGTTCCCGTTCGACAGCCACACATCTGTGTGCACCGAGTGCTCTGCCGTCTTCCACAG
- the DEF8 gene encoding differentially expressed in FDCP 8 homolog isoform X3 — MEYDEKLARFRQAHLNPFNKEIGPRQHEQRASEETSEVASEEALPELPPGEPEFCCTERVMDLGLSEDHFSRPVLRQAIEECKQVILELPEHSEKQKDAVVRLIHLRLKLQELKDPNEDEPNIRVLLEHRFYKEKSKSVKQTCDKCNTIIWGLIQTWYTCTGCYYRCHSKCLNLISKPCVRSKVSHQAEYELNICPETGLDSQDYRCAECRAPISLRGVPSEARQCDYTGQYYCSHCHWNDLAVIPARVVHNWDFEPRKVSRCSMRYLALMVSRPVLRLREINPLLFNYVEELVEIRKLRQDILLMKPYFITCKEAMEARLLLQLQDRQHFVENDEMYSIQDLLDAHTGRLGCSLTETHTLFAKHIKLDCERCQAKGFVCELCREGDVLFPFDSHTSVCTECSAVFHRDCYYDNSTTCPKCARLTLRKQSLFQEPGPDVDA; from the exons ATGGAATATGATGAGAAGCTGGCTCGGTTCCGGCAGGCCCACCTCAACCCTTTCAACAAGGAGATTGGGCCAAGGCAGCATGAGCAGAGGGCCAGTGAGGAGACCTCAGAAGTCGCTTCTGAAG AGGCCCTGCCTGAGCTGCCCCCAGGAGAGCCAGAATTCTGCTGCACTGAGCGAGTGATGGATCTTGGCTTATCTGAGGACCACTTCTCCCGCCCTGTG CTGCGGCAGGCTATCGAGGAATGCAAGCAGGTGATTCTGGAGCTGCCTGAACACTCAGAGAAGCAGAAGGATGCCGTAGTTAGGCTCATACACCTCCGGCTGAAGCTCCAGGAGCTGAAG GACCCCAATGAAGATGAGCCCAATATCCGAGTCCTCCTGGAACACCGTTTCTACAAGGAGAAGAGCAAGAGTGTCAAGCAAACCTGTGACAAGTGTAACACCATTATCTGGGGACTCATTCAGACCTGGTACACCTGCACAG GATGTTATTACCGATGTCACAGCAAGTGCTTGAACCTTATCTCCAAGCCCTGTGTGCGCTCCAAAGTCAGCCACCAAGCCGAATATGAGCTGAACATCTGCCCTGAGACAGGGCTGGACAGCCAAGATTACCGTTGCGCAGAGTGCCGGGCACCCATCTCTCTGC GGGGCGTGCCCAGTGAGGCCCGGCAGTGTGACTATACGGGCCAGTACTACTGCAGCCATTGCCACTGGAATGACCTGGCTGTCATCCCTGCGAGAGTCGTGCACAACTGGGACTTTGAGCCACGCAAG GTATCCCGCTGTAGCATGCGCTACCTGGCACTGATGGTGTCTCGGCCAGTTCTCAGGCTCCGGGAGATCAACCCTCTGCTGTTCAACTATGTGGAGGAGCTGGTAGAGATCCGG AAGCTGCGCCAGGACATCCTGCTTATGAAGCCATACTTCATTACTTGCAAGGAGGCCATGGAGGCACGTCTGCTCCTGCAG CTCCAGGACCGGCAACATTTTGTGGAGAACGATGAGATGTACTCCATCCAGGACCTGCTGGACGCGCACACAGGCCGCCTCGGCTGCTCGCTCACGGAGACCCACACACTCTTTGCCAAGCACATCAAGCTGGATTGTGAG CGCTGTCAGGCCAAGGGCTTTGTGTGTGAGCTCTGCAGAGAGGGTGACGTACTGTTCCCGTTCGACAGCCACACATCTGTGTGCACCGAGTGCTCTGCCGTCTTCCACAG GGACTGCTACTATGACAACTCCACCACGTGTCCCAAATGTGCTCGGCTCACCTTGCGGAAGCAGTCACTCTTCCAGGAGCCTGGTCCAGATGTGGATGCCTAG
- the DEF8 gene encoding differentially expressed in FDCP 8 homolog isoform X6, which produces MEYDEKLARFRQAHLNPFNKEIGPRQHEQRASEETSEVASEEALPELPPGEPEFCCTERVMDLGLSEDHFSRPVQLRQAIEECKQVILELPEHSEKQKDAVVRLIHLRLKLQELKDPNEDEPNIRVLLEHRFYKEKSKSVKQTCDKCNTIIWGLIQTWYTCTGCYYRCHSKCLNLISKPCVRSKVSHQAEYELNICPETGLDSQDYRCAECRAPISLRGVPSEARQCDYTGQYYCSHCHWNDLAVIPARVVHNWDFEPRKVSRCSMRYLALMVSRPVLRLREINPLLFNYVEELVEIRKLRQDILLMKPYFITCKEAMEARLLLQDLLDAHTGRLGCSLTETHTLFAKHIKLDCERCQAKGFVCELCREGDVLFPFDSHTSVCTECSAVFHRDCYYDNSTTCPKCARLTLRKQSLFQEPGPDVDA; this is translated from the exons ATGGAATATGATGAGAAGCTGGCTCGGTTCCGGCAGGCCCACCTCAACCCTTTCAACAAGGAGATTGGGCCAAGGCAGCATGAGCAGAGGGCCAGTGAGGAGACCTCAGAAGTCGCTTCTGAAG AGGCCCTGCCTGAGCTGCCCCCAGGAGAGCCAGAATTCTGCTGCACTGAGCGAGTGATGGATCTTGGCTTATCTGAGGACCACTTCTCCCGCCCTGTG CAGCTGCGGCAGGCTATCGAGGAATGCAAGCAGGTGATTCTGGAGCTGCCTGAACACTCAGAGAAGCAGAAGGATGCCGTAGTTAGGCTCATACACCTCCGGCTGAAGCTCCAGGAGCTGAAG GACCCCAATGAAGATGAGCCCAATATCCGAGTCCTCCTGGAACACCGTTTCTACAAGGAGAAGAGCAAGAGTGTCAAGCAAACCTGTGACAAGTGTAACACCATTATCTGGGGACTCATTCAGACCTGGTACACCTGCACAG GATGTTATTACCGATGTCACAGCAAGTGCTTGAACCTTATCTCCAAGCCCTGTGTGCGCTCCAAAGTCAGCCACCAAGCCGAATATGAGCTGAACATCTGCCCTGAGACAGGGCTGGACAGCCAAGATTACCGTTGCGCAGAGTGCCGGGCACCCATCTCTCTGC GGGGCGTGCCCAGTGAGGCCCGGCAGTGTGACTATACGGGCCAGTACTACTGCAGCCATTGCCACTGGAATGACCTGGCTGTCATCCCTGCGAGAGTCGTGCACAACTGGGACTTTGAGCCACGCAAG GTATCCCGCTGTAGCATGCGCTACCTGGCACTGATGGTGTCTCGGCCAGTTCTCAGGCTCCGGGAGATCAACCCTCTGCTGTTCAACTATGTGGAGGAGCTGGTAGAGATCCGG AAGCTGCGCCAGGACATCCTGCTTATGAAGCCATACTTCATTACTTGCAAGGAGGCCATGGAGGCACGTCTGCTCCTGCAG GACCTGCTGGACGCGCACACAGGCCGCCTCGGCTGCTCGCTCACGGAGACCCACACACTCTTTGCCAAGCACATCAAGCTGGATTGTGAG CGCTGTCAGGCCAAGGGCTTTGTGTGTGAGCTCTGCAGAGAGGGTGACGTACTGTTCCCGTTCGACAGCCACACATCTGTGTGCACCGAGTGCTCTGCCGTCTTCCACAG GGACTGCTACTATGACAACTCCACCACGTGTCCCAAATGTGCTCGGCTCACCTTGCGGAAGCAGTCACTCTTCCAGGAGCCTGGTCCAGATGTGGATGCCTAG
- the DEF8 gene encoding differentially expressed in FDCP 8 homolog isoform X5: protein MEYDEKLARFRQAHLNPFNKEIGPRQHEQRASEETSEVASEEALPELPPGEPEFCCTERVMDLGLSEDHFSRPVGLFLASDIQQLRQAIEECKQVILELPEHSEKQKDAVVRLIHLRLKLQELKDPNEDEPNIRVLLEHRFYKEKSKSVKQTCDKCNTIIWGLIQTWYTCTGCYYRCHSKCLNLISKPCVRSKVSHQAEYELNICPETGLDSQDYRCAECRAPISLRGVPSEARQCDYTGQYYCSHCHWNDLAVIPARVVHNWDFEPRKVSRCSMRYLALMVSRPVLRLREINPLLFNYVEELVEIRKLRQDILLMKPYFITCKEAMEARLLLQLQDRQHFVENDEMYSIQDLLDAHTGRLGCSLTETHTLFAKHIKLDCERCQAKGFVCELCREGDVLFPFDSHTSVCTECSAVFHRLLFQLHQLLI, encoded by the exons ATGGAATATGATGAGAAGCTGGCTCGGTTCCGGCAGGCCCACCTCAACCCTTTCAACAAGGAGATTGGGCCAAGGCAGCATGAGCAGAGGGCCAGTGAGGAGACCTCAGAAGTCGCTTCTGAAG AGGCCCTGCCTGAGCTGCCCCCAGGAGAGCCAGAATTCTGCTGCACTGAGCGAGTGATGGATCTTGGCTTATCTGAGGACCACTTCTCCCGCCCTGTG GGTCTGTTCCTGGCTTCTGACATCCAGCAGCTGCGGCAGGCTATCGAGGAATGCAAGCAGGTGATTCTGGAGCTGCCTGAACACTCAGAGAAGCAGAAGGATGCCGTAGTTAGGCTCATACACCTCCGGCTGAAGCTCCAGGAGCTGAAG GACCCCAATGAAGATGAGCCCAATATCCGAGTCCTCCTGGAACACCGTTTCTACAAGGAGAAGAGCAAGAGTGTCAAGCAAACCTGTGACAAGTGTAACACCATTATCTGGGGACTCATTCAGACCTGGTACACCTGCACAG GATGTTATTACCGATGTCACAGCAAGTGCTTGAACCTTATCTCCAAGCCCTGTGTGCGCTCCAAAGTCAGCCACCAAGCCGAATATGAGCTGAACATCTGCCCTGAGACAGGGCTGGACAGCCAAGATTACCGTTGCGCAGAGTGCCGGGCACCCATCTCTCTGC GGGGCGTGCCCAGTGAGGCCCGGCAGTGTGACTATACGGGCCAGTACTACTGCAGCCATTGCCACTGGAATGACCTGGCTGTCATCCCTGCGAGAGTCGTGCACAACTGGGACTTTGAGCCACGCAAG GTATCCCGCTGTAGCATGCGCTACCTGGCACTGATGGTGTCTCGGCCAGTTCTCAGGCTCCGGGAGATCAACCCTCTGCTGTTCAACTATGTGGAGGAGCTGGTAGAGATCCGG AAGCTGCGCCAGGACATCCTGCTTATGAAGCCATACTTCATTACTTGCAAGGAGGCCATGGAGGCACGTCTGCTCCTGCAG CTCCAGGACCGGCAACATTTTGTGGAGAACGATGAGATGTACTCCATCCAGGACCTGCTGGACGCGCACACAGGCCGCCTCGGCTGCTCGCTCACGGAGACCCACACACTCTTTGCCAAGCACATCAAGCTGGATTGTGAG CGCTGTCAGGCCAAGGGCTTTGTGTGTGAGCTCTGCAGAGAGGGTGACGTACTGTTCCCGTTCGACAGCCACACATCTGTGTGCACCGAGTGCTCTGCCGTCTTCCACAG
- the DEF8 gene encoding differentially expressed in FDCP 8 homolog isoform X2, producing the protein MEYDEKLARFRQAHLNPFNKEIGPRQHEQRASEETSEVASEEALPELPPGEPEFCCTERVMDLGLSEDHFSRPVQLRQAIEECKQVILELPEHSEKQKDAVVRLIHLRLKLQELKDPNEDEPNIRVLLEHRFYKEKSKSVKQTCDKCNTIIWGLIQTWYTCTGCYYRCHSKCLNLISKPCVRSKVSHQAEYELNICPETGLDSQDYRCAECRAPISLRGVPSEARQCDYTGQYYCSHCHWNDLAVIPARVVHNWDFEPRKVSRCSMRYLALMVSRPVLRLREINPLLFNYVEELVEIRKLRQDILLMKPYFITCKEAMEARLLLQLQDRQHFVENDEMYSIQDLLDAHTGRLGCSLTETHTLFAKHIKLDCERCQAKGFVCELCREGDVLFPFDSHTSVCTECSAVFHRDCYYDNSTTCPKCARLTLRKQSLFQEPGPDVDA; encoded by the exons ATGGAATATGATGAGAAGCTGGCTCGGTTCCGGCAGGCCCACCTCAACCCTTTCAACAAGGAGATTGGGCCAAGGCAGCATGAGCAGAGGGCCAGTGAGGAGACCTCAGAAGTCGCTTCTGAAG AGGCCCTGCCTGAGCTGCCCCCAGGAGAGCCAGAATTCTGCTGCACTGAGCGAGTGATGGATCTTGGCTTATCTGAGGACCACTTCTCCCGCCCTGTG CAGCTGCGGCAGGCTATCGAGGAATGCAAGCAGGTGATTCTGGAGCTGCCTGAACACTCAGAGAAGCAGAAGGATGCCGTAGTTAGGCTCATACACCTCCGGCTGAAGCTCCAGGAGCTGAAG GACCCCAATGAAGATGAGCCCAATATCCGAGTCCTCCTGGAACACCGTTTCTACAAGGAGAAGAGCAAGAGTGTCAAGCAAACCTGTGACAAGTGTAACACCATTATCTGGGGACTCATTCAGACCTGGTACACCTGCACAG GATGTTATTACCGATGTCACAGCAAGTGCTTGAACCTTATCTCCAAGCCCTGTGTGCGCTCCAAAGTCAGCCACCAAGCCGAATATGAGCTGAACATCTGCCCTGAGACAGGGCTGGACAGCCAAGATTACCGTTGCGCAGAGTGCCGGGCACCCATCTCTCTGC GGGGCGTGCCCAGTGAGGCCCGGCAGTGTGACTATACGGGCCAGTACTACTGCAGCCATTGCCACTGGAATGACCTGGCTGTCATCCCTGCGAGAGTCGTGCACAACTGGGACTTTGAGCCACGCAAG GTATCCCGCTGTAGCATGCGCTACCTGGCACTGATGGTGTCTCGGCCAGTTCTCAGGCTCCGGGAGATCAACCCTCTGCTGTTCAACTATGTGGAGGAGCTGGTAGAGATCCGG AAGCTGCGCCAGGACATCCTGCTTATGAAGCCATACTTCATTACTTGCAAGGAGGCCATGGAGGCACGTCTGCTCCTGCAG CTCCAGGACCGGCAACATTTTGTGGAGAACGATGAGATGTACTCCATCCAGGACCTGCTGGACGCGCACACAGGCCGCCTCGGCTGCTCGCTCACGGAGACCCACACACTCTTTGCCAAGCACATCAAGCTGGATTGTGAG CGCTGTCAGGCCAAGGGCTTTGTGTGTGAGCTCTGCAGAGAGGGTGACGTACTGTTCCCGTTCGACAGCCACACATCTGTGTGCACCGAGTGCTCTGCCGTCTTCCACAG GGACTGCTACTATGACAACTCCACCACGTGTCCCAAATGTGCTCGGCTCACCTTGCGGAAGCAGTCACTCTTCCAGGAGCCTGGTCCAGATGTGGATGCCTAG
- the DEF8 gene encoding differentially expressed in FDCP 8 homolog isoform X1, with protein sequence MEYDEKLARFRQAHLNPFNKEIGPRQHEQRASEETSEVASEEALPELPPGEPEFCCTERVMDLGLSEDHFSRPVGLFLASDIQQLRQAIEECKQVILELPEHSEKQKDAVVRLIHLRLKLQELKDPNEDEPNIRVLLEHRFYKEKSKSVKQTCDKCNTIIWGLIQTWYTCTGCYYRCHSKCLNLISKPCVRSKVSHQAEYELNICPETGLDSQDYRCAECRAPISLRGVPSEARQCDYTGQYYCSHCHWNDLAVIPARVVHNWDFEPRKVSRCSMRYLALMVSRPVLRLREINPLLFNYVEELVEIRKLRQDILLMKPYFITCKEAMEARLLLQLQDRQHFVENDEMYSIQDLLDAHTGRLGCSLTETHTLFAKHIKLDCERCQAKGFVCELCREGDVLFPFDSHTSVCTECSAVFHRDCYYDNSTTCPKCARLTLRKQSLFQEPGPDVDA encoded by the exons ATGGAATATGATGAGAAGCTGGCTCGGTTCCGGCAGGCCCACCTCAACCCTTTCAACAAGGAGATTGGGCCAAGGCAGCATGAGCAGAGGGCCAGTGAGGAGACCTCAGAAGTCGCTTCTGAAG AGGCCCTGCCTGAGCTGCCCCCAGGAGAGCCAGAATTCTGCTGCACTGAGCGAGTGATGGATCTTGGCTTATCTGAGGACCACTTCTCCCGCCCTGTG GGTCTGTTCCTGGCTTCTGACATCCAGCAGCTGCGGCAGGCTATCGAGGAATGCAAGCAGGTGATTCTGGAGCTGCCTGAACACTCAGAGAAGCAGAAGGATGCCGTAGTTAGGCTCATACACCTCCGGCTGAAGCTCCAGGAGCTGAAG GACCCCAATGAAGATGAGCCCAATATCCGAGTCCTCCTGGAACACCGTTTCTACAAGGAGAAGAGCAAGAGTGTCAAGCAAACCTGTGACAAGTGTAACACCATTATCTGGGGACTCATTCAGACCTGGTACACCTGCACAG GATGTTATTACCGATGTCACAGCAAGTGCTTGAACCTTATCTCCAAGCCCTGTGTGCGCTCCAAAGTCAGCCACCAAGCCGAATATGAGCTGAACATCTGCCCTGAGACAGGGCTGGACAGCCAAGATTACCGTTGCGCAGAGTGCCGGGCACCCATCTCTCTGC GGGGCGTGCCCAGTGAGGCCCGGCAGTGTGACTATACGGGCCAGTACTACTGCAGCCATTGCCACTGGAATGACCTGGCTGTCATCCCTGCGAGAGTCGTGCACAACTGGGACTTTGAGCCACGCAAG GTATCCCGCTGTAGCATGCGCTACCTGGCACTGATGGTGTCTCGGCCAGTTCTCAGGCTCCGGGAGATCAACCCTCTGCTGTTCAACTATGTGGAGGAGCTGGTAGAGATCCGG AAGCTGCGCCAGGACATCCTGCTTATGAAGCCATACTTCATTACTTGCAAGGAGGCCATGGAGGCACGTCTGCTCCTGCAG CTCCAGGACCGGCAACATTTTGTGGAGAACGATGAGATGTACTCCATCCAGGACCTGCTGGACGCGCACACAGGCCGCCTCGGCTGCTCGCTCACGGAGACCCACACACTCTTTGCCAAGCACATCAAGCTGGATTGTGAG CGCTGTCAGGCCAAGGGCTTTGTGTGTGAGCTCTGCAGAGAGGGTGACGTACTGTTCCCGTTCGACAGCCACACATCTGTGTGCACCGAGTGCTCTGCCGTCTTCCACAG GGACTGCTACTATGACAACTCCACCACGTGTCCCAAATGTGCTCGGCTCACCTTGCGGAAGCAGTCACTCTTCCAGGAGCCTGGTCCAGATGTGGATGCCTAG
- the DEF8 gene encoding differentially expressed in FDCP 8 homolog isoform X7, which translates to MEYDEKLARFRQAHLNPFNKEIGPRQHEQRASEETSEVASEEALPELPPGEPEFCCTERVMDLGLSEDHFSRPVLRQAIEECKQVILELPEHSEKQKDAVVRLIHLRLKLQELKDPNEDEPNIRVLLEHRFYKEKSKSVKQTCDKCNTIIWGLIQTWYTCTGCYYRCHSKCLNLISKPCVRSKVSHQAEYELNICPETGLDSQDYRCAECRAPISLRGVPSEARQCDYTGQYYCSHCHWNDLAVIPARVVHNWDFEPRKVSRCSMRYLALMVSRPVLRLREINPLLFNYVEELVEIRKLRQDILLMKPYFITCKEAMEARLLLQDLLDAHTGRLGCSLTETHTLFAKHIKLDCERCQAKGFVCELCREGDVLFPFDSHTSVCTECSAVFHRDCYYDNSTTCPKCARLTLRKQSLFQEPGPDVDA; encoded by the exons ATGGAATATGATGAGAAGCTGGCTCGGTTCCGGCAGGCCCACCTCAACCCTTTCAACAAGGAGATTGGGCCAAGGCAGCATGAGCAGAGGGCCAGTGAGGAGACCTCAGAAGTCGCTTCTGAAG AGGCCCTGCCTGAGCTGCCCCCAGGAGAGCCAGAATTCTGCTGCACTGAGCGAGTGATGGATCTTGGCTTATCTGAGGACCACTTCTCCCGCCCTGTG CTGCGGCAGGCTATCGAGGAATGCAAGCAGGTGATTCTGGAGCTGCCTGAACACTCAGAGAAGCAGAAGGATGCCGTAGTTAGGCTCATACACCTCCGGCTGAAGCTCCAGGAGCTGAAG GACCCCAATGAAGATGAGCCCAATATCCGAGTCCTCCTGGAACACCGTTTCTACAAGGAGAAGAGCAAGAGTGTCAAGCAAACCTGTGACAAGTGTAACACCATTATCTGGGGACTCATTCAGACCTGGTACACCTGCACAG GATGTTATTACCGATGTCACAGCAAGTGCTTGAACCTTATCTCCAAGCCCTGTGTGCGCTCCAAAGTCAGCCACCAAGCCGAATATGAGCTGAACATCTGCCCTGAGACAGGGCTGGACAGCCAAGATTACCGTTGCGCAGAGTGCCGGGCACCCATCTCTCTGC GGGGCGTGCCCAGTGAGGCCCGGCAGTGTGACTATACGGGCCAGTACTACTGCAGCCATTGCCACTGGAATGACCTGGCTGTCATCCCTGCGAGAGTCGTGCACAACTGGGACTTTGAGCCACGCAAG GTATCCCGCTGTAGCATGCGCTACCTGGCACTGATGGTGTCTCGGCCAGTTCTCAGGCTCCGGGAGATCAACCCTCTGCTGTTCAACTATGTGGAGGAGCTGGTAGAGATCCGG AAGCTGCGCCAGGACATCCTGCTTATGAAGCCATACTTCATTACTTGCAAGGAGGCCATGGAGGCACGTCTGCTCCTGCAG GACCTGCTGGACGCGCACACAGGCCGCCTCGGCTGCTCGCTCACGGAGACCCACACACTCTTTGCCAAGCACATCAAGCTGGATTGTGAG CGCTGTCAGGCCAAGGGCTTTGTGTGTGAGCTCTGCAGAGAGGGTGACGTACTGTTCCCGTTCGACAGCCACACATCTGTGTGCACCGAGTGCTCTGCCGTCTTCCACAG GGACTGCTACTATGACAACTCCACCACGTGTCCCAAATGTGCTCGGCTCACCTTGCGGAAGCAGTCACTCTTCCAGGAGCCTGGTCCAGATGTGGATGCCTAG